From Apium graveolens cultivar Ventura chromosome 9, ASM990537v1, whole genome shotgun sequence, the proteins below share one genomic window:
- the LOC141685104 gene encoding uncharacterized protein LOC141685104, with amino-acid sequence MNLSSGSMRNGDEEGFKCSGKACRSTAGGVIADCVALCCCPCAVVNMLTLAFVKMPYKVGRKCLRRMWKKRKLHVEYKEGEREKEVNLGWRKEIERLERREIWEMEEEAERVWEELYEQLGHVGFGRVSLSHHDFQCSLDNNFNLIQLV; translated from the coding sequence ATGAATCTAAGTTCGGGTTCAATGAGAAATGGAGATGAAGAAGGGTTCAAGTGCTCAGGAAAGGCGTGTAGATCAACCGCGGGAGGAGTGATAGCAGATTGTGTGGCATTGTGTTGCTGTCCATGTGCAGTGGTGAATATGTTGACACTAGCATTTGTGAAAATGCCTTATAAGGTGGGGAGAAAGTGTTTGAGGAGAATGTGGAAGAAGAGAAAGTTGCATGTTGAGTATAAGGAGGGAGAGAGAGAAAAGGAAGTGAATTTAGGGTGGAGGAAAGAGATAGAGAGATTAGAGAGGAGAGAGATATGGGAAATGGAAGAGGAAGCGGAGAGGGTTTGGGAAGAATTATATGAGCAGCTTGGTCATGTGGGTTTCGGTAGAGTTTCTTTATCTCATCATGATTTTCAATGTTCTTTAGACAACAACTTCAACTTGATTCAGTTGGTTTAG
- the LOC141685103 gene encoding uncharacterized protein LOC141685103, protein MLPITVGSPSHRVINFDEIANEEGLRTNMELIDEVQDQAIARMEKYKEKMKEQFSKKSRVKNFQVVDLVLRDTEALDPTNTGKLMSKWEGPYKVKEVLRPGTYKLMNMDDSEVSNTWHELRLKKFY, encoded by the coding sequence ATGTTACCTATCACGGTGGGATCCCCTTCTCACAGAGTGATAAACTTCGATGAAATAGCTAACGAAGAGGGACTCAGAACAAATATGGAACTGATTGATGAAGTCCAGGACCAAGCTATAGCAAGAATGGAGAAATATAAGGAGAAAATGAAAGAGCAATTCAGCAAGAAGTCCAGagtcaaaaactttcaagttgtAGACCTGGTTCTTCGAGACACAGAAGCCTTGGATCCTACAAACACTGGAAAGCTAATGTCTaaatgggaaggaccatataAGGTCAAAGAAGTCCTCAGACCAGGAACTTACAAACTAATGAATATGGATGACTCCGAAGTTTCTAACACCTGGCATGAACTCAGGCTAAAAAAGTTTTACTAG
- the LOC141684268 gene encoding large ribosomal subunit protein bL12c-like, translating to MASSVLSTVIVSLRSTTSYPTPSHSTPNHLTFPKQTFPLRTHRSSHLRPLAAVDAPEKVVDLGDQISNLTLSDAQKLVEYLQDKLGVSAASFAPVAAVAAPGAVADAPAVVEEKTEFDVTIDEVPSNARIATIKAVRAITSLALKEAKELIEGLPKKFREGVSKEEAEEAKKQLEEAGAKCSIS from the coding sequence ATGGCTTCTTCAGTACTCTCCACAGTAATCGTCTCCCTCCGTTCCACCACATCTTACCCTACACCCTCACACTCCACTCCCAACCACCTCACTTTCCCCAAACAAACCTTCCCTCTCCGTACTCACCGCTCCTCCCATCTCCGCCCTCTCGCCGCCGTCGACGCTCCCGAAAAAGTCGTCGACCTCGGCGACCAGATCTCCAACCTCACTCTCTCCGACGCACAAAAGCTTGTCGAGTATCTCCAAGACAAGCTCGGTGTCTCCGCCGCATCTTTCGCTCCCGTCGCTGCCGTTGCTGCCCCTGGTGCTGTTGCCGATGCTCCTGCTGTAGTTGAGGAGAAGACGGAGTTCGACGTGACTATTGATGAGGTTCCTAGTAATGCTAGGATTGCCACGATTAAGGCGGTTAGGGCGATTACTAGCTTGGCGTTGAAAGAGGCGAAGGAGTTGATTGAAGGATTGCCGAAGAAGTTTAGGGAAGGCGTGTCGAAGGAGGAAGCTGAGGAAGCGAAGAAGCAGCTTGAGGAAGCTGGAGCTAAATGTTCGATTTCTTAG